Sequence from the Candidatus Stygibacter australis genome:
TCAAAAAGCTGATGGTGAAGCTCTGGAATTTAAATTCTCAACTGCTCTGGTAAAAAAAGAATTAGATGATATACCACTAACATATCCTGATGTTATCACTTTTCTTAATGAAATGTTAAATGAAGGAATAAAAAATACAGATATGGAGGAAAATTAATGAAAACCTTGGAAGAATTGCGCCAAATCCGGCAAAAAGCTCAAAATGATCTAAAAATGCGCACATCCAGTTACAAATACAAGATTGTGGTTGGAATGGGTACTTCCGGGATTGCCATGGGTGCCAGAGATGTGATGAAATCATTTCTGGATGAAATCGCTGCTCGAAACCTTAAAGATATCCTGGTTTCTCAAACCGGAGAAAAAGGTCTTTCATCTCTCGAACCTGTTGTAGATATTATTGAAGAAGGAAAACCCACCATTACCTATGGAAATCTGAACCCCGAAAAAGCCCGACGTATCATTATTGAGCATCTGGTTAATAACCACATTGTGAATGATTATGTGGTCACAACCAAGGATTA
This genomic interval carries:
- a CDS encoding (2Fe-2S) ferredoxin domain-containing protein, with the translated sequence MKTLEELRQIRQKAQNDLKMRTSSYKYKIVVGMGTSGIAMGARDVMKSFLDEIAARNLKDILVSQTGEKGLSSLEPVVDIIEEGKPTITYGNLNPEKARRIIIEHLVNNHIVNDYVVTTKD